One segment of Dolichospermum sp. DET69 DNA contains the following:
- a CDS encoding DNA polymerase III subunit alpha codes for MSFVPLHIHSDYSLLDGASQLPELVDRAIALGMKAIALTDHGVMYGAVELIKICRNKNVKPIIGNEMYILNGDIEKQERRPKYHQVVLAKNTQGYKNLVKITTISHLKGVQGKGIFSRPCINKDLLKQYREGLIVTSACLGGEIPQAIMSNRADAARKVAKWYKDVFGEDFYLEIQDHGSQEDRIVNVEIVKIARELGIKIIATNDSHFISCFDVEAHDALLCIQTGKLISEDKRMRYSGTEYLKSSEEMHQLFRDHLPDDIIAEAIATTEEIADKVEPYHIMGDPQIPTPTIPSGHTPDTYAEEVAWLGLLERLNRKSRNEVDQVYKERLEYELKMIQQMGFSTYFLVVWDYIKFARDNNIPVGPGRGSAAGSLVAYAMKITNIDPVHHGLLFERFLNPERKSMPDIDTDFCIDQRDKVIDYVTNKYGVDRVAQIITFNRLTSKAVLKDVARVLDIPYGESDKMAKMIPVVRGKPTKLKVMISNETPEPEFKAKYDNEPHVRRWLDMAIRIEGTNKTFGVHAAGVVISAEPLDELVPLQRNNDGSVITQYFMEDLESLGLLKMDFLGLRNLTLIQKTIDLIEQSKGYRIDPDEITGQERKAQKILSKGDYTSLPKDVAKAYSLLEAGDLEGIFQLESSGMKQIVRDLKPSNIEDISSILALYRPGPLDAGLIPKFINRKHGREEIEYDTQILEPILNETYGIMVYQEQIMKIAQDMAGYSLGQADLLRRAMGKKKVSEMEKQKQNFIDGSAKNGVKPQVAEHLFGDMLKFAEYCLSYETQILTVEYGFLEIGEIVEKRIECSVYTVDSNGTLYTQAIAQWHNRGQQEVYEYLLENGAIIRATKDHKFMTESGEMLPIDDIFAQGLDLLQVSPI; via the coding sequence ATGTCATTTGTTCCTTTACATATTCACAGTGATTATAGCTTGCTGGATGGTGCTAGTCAACTACCCGAATTAGTAGATCGAGCGATCGCATTGGGAATGAAAGCGATCGCCCTCACAGATCATGGTGTCATGTATGGTGCAGTTGAACTCATTAAAATCTGCCGCAACAAAAATGTTAAGCCAATAATTGGCAACGAAATGTATATTCTCAATGGTGATATTGAAAAACAAGAACGCCGTCCCAAATATCATCAAGTCGTCTTAGCCAAAAATACTCAAGGTTATAAAAACTTAGTTAAAATTACCACAATTTCCCACCTCAAAGGAGTACAAGGCAAAGGTATTTTTTCTCGTCCATGTATTAATAAAGATCTACTCAAACAATATCGTGAAGGTTTAATAGTAACTAGCGCTTGTTTAGGTGGAGAAATTCCCCAAGCCATTATGAGTAATCGGGCAGATGCAGCTAGAAAAGTTGCTAAATGGTATAAAGATGTATTTGGTGAAGATTTTTATTTAGAAATTCAAGATCATGGTTCTCAAGAAGACCGGATTGTTAATGTAGAAATAGTCAAAATTGCCAGAGAACTAGGAATTAAAATTATTGCTACAAATGATTCCCATTTTATCTCTTGTTTTGACGTAGAAGCCCATGATGCCTTGTTATGTATTCAAACAGGTAAACTGATTAGCGAAGATAAAAGAATGCGGTATAGCGGTACAGAATACCTCAAATCCTCAGAGGAAATGCACCAGCTATTTCGTGATCATTTACCAGATGATATCATTGCTGAAGCGATCGCCACAACCGAGGAAATTGCTGATAAAGTTGAACCTTATCACATCATGGGTGATCCGCAAATTCCTACACCTACAATCCCTTCAGGACATACACCAGATACTTATGCCGAAGAAGTGGCATGGCTGGGACTTCTAGAAAGATTAAATCGTAAATCTCGCAACGAAGTTGATCAAGTCTATAAAGAAAGATTGGAATATGAACTAAAAATGATTCAGCAAATGGGATTTTCTACCTACTTTTTGGTAGTGTGGGACTATATCAAATTTGCACGAGATAATAATATTCCTGTTGGTCCAGGACGGGGTTCTGCGGCTGGTTCATTAGTAGCTTATGCCATGAAAATCACGAATATTGACCCCGTACATCATGGCTTACTATTTGAAAGATTTCTCAATCCTGAACGGAAATCAATGCCAGATATTGATACGGATTTTTGCATTGATCAACGAGACAAAGTGATTGATTATGTTACTAATAAATATGGCGTTGATAGAGTCGCTCAAATTATCACTTTTAACCGTCTTACATCAAAAGCAGTTTTAAAAGATGTCGCTAGAGTATTAGATATTCCCTATGGTGAATCTGATAAAATGGCGAAAATGATTCCAGTCGTCCGGGGTAAACCGACAAAACTCAAAGTGATGATTTCTAATGAAACCCCCGAACCAGAATTTAAAGCCAAATATGATAATGAACCTCATGTAAGACGGTGGCTTGATATGGCCATCCGAATTGAAGGAACTAATAAAACCTTTGGAGTTCATGCTGCCGGTGTCGTTATTTCCGCAGAACCATTAGATGAACTTGTTCCCCTGCAACGGAATAATGACGGTTCTGTAATTACCCAGTATTTCATGGAAGATTTGGAATCATTGGGATTATTAAAAATGGACTTTTTGGGTTTGCGGAACTTAACCCTAATTCAAAAAACCATTGATTTAATTGAACAAAGTAAAGGATATAGAATTGATCCTGATGAAATTACAGGACAAGAAAGAAAAGCACAAAAAATATTATCTAAAGGTGATTATACAAGCTTACCAAAAGATGTTGCTAAAGCCTATTCACTATTAGAAGCAGGTGATTTAGAAGGGATATTTCAATTAGAATCTTCAGGGATGAAACAGATAGTTCGAGATTTGAAACCTTCAAATATTGAAGATATTTCTTCTATTTTAGCACTGTATCGTCCAGGTCCATTAGATGCAGGATTAATTCCTAAATTTATTAATCGTAAACATGGCAGAGAAGAAATTGAATATGATACTCAAATTTTAGAACCAATCTTAAATGAAACCTACGGAATCATGGTTTATCAAGAGCAAATTATGAAAATTGCTCAAGATATGGCTGGTTATAGTTTAGGACAAGCTGATTTACTCCGTCGGGCTATGGGTAAAAAGAAAGTCTCGGAAATGGAGAAACAAAAGCAAAATTTTATTGATGGTTCCGCAAAAAATGGTGTAAAACCCCAAGTTGCAGAACATTTATTTGGGGATATGTTGAAGTTTGCCGAATATTGTTTAAGTTATGAAACGCAAATTTTAACAGTTGAATATGGTTTTTTAGAAATTGGCGAAATTGTCGAAAAACGAATTGAATGTAGTGTGTATACAGTTGATAGTAACGGAACACTTTATACTCAAGCAATTGCCCAATGGCATAATCGGGGACAGCAGGAAGTTTATGAATATTTATTAGAAAATGGGGCAATTATTCGCGCTACAAAAGACCATAAATTCATGACTGAATCAGGGGAAATGTTACCCATTGATGATATTTTTGCCCAGGGATTGGATTTATTACAGGTGAGTCCTATATAA